A window of the Budorcas taxicolor isolate Tak-1 chromosome 10, Takin1.1, whole genome shotgun sequence genome harbors these coding sequences:
- the LOC128054656 gene encoding ergosterol biosynthetic protein 28 homolog: MSRFLNVLRIWLMMTSIIAAGHSLQSFRDHTFLYEKLYTSKPDLVNGLQARTFGVWTLLSSVVRCLCAIDIHNRTLYYVTLWTFFIVMGHIVFELFVFGTMAPTINVMAPFMVASISILGMLVGLQHLEAEPGSRQKKRN; encoded by the exons ATGAGCCGATTCCTGAACGTGTTACGAATCTGGCTGATGATGACGTCCATCATAGCCGCGGGTCACTCGCTGCAGAGCTTCCGAGACCACACCTTTCTCTATGAAAAGCTCTATACCAGCAAGCCAGACCTGG TGAATGGCCTCCAAGCTCGGACCTTTGGAGTCTGGACGCTGCTCTCATCAGTGGTTCGCTGCCTCTGTGCCATCGACATTCACAACAGAAC GCTCTACTACGTCACGCTCTGGACCTTCTTCATTGTCATGGGGCACATAGTGTTTGAGCTGTTTGTATTTGGAACCATGGCTCCCACAATTAACGTCATGGCACCCTTCATGGTGGCAA GTATCTCAATCCTGGGCATGCTAGTGGGACTCCAGCACCTAGAAGCAGAACCAGGATCCagacaaaagaagagaaactga